The proteins below are encoded in one region of Argonema galeatum A003/A1:
- a CDS encoding NACHT domain-containing protein: MSLSIRQWLIDRNITITQLQALGAQTAGVAFRIGQDMEVKSLTPFDISPFAELLELPLDVFWQYVEPVCNLSVELLRILSRKKPLKRNEGTWLAFQIAYQRSLQKILEQEFALKRPWLERANVLTQGTADESRPVILPDSQLQALLKTLRPGRLTDTQAEQALSSIGESLLVGQMNNLALAWFVTNGVEEILAKQLVQRLVHALPGHLLTVIAENALPLAQLQKFVRLGHLTNNNLANQILTDDDTITLDPENELSALSVGATIPNLIDLNRENYRANLLQALSEPVLGEFFALKDLYVPLKGVPVEESENKRDIQWRSPTFPSAQSTPSPSTASVDLMEWAIGQLSDLESVVIIEGEPGTGKTSFCQIWAAKIAQEVYPSWMPVFIRLRDVTLGKTLEQTLDTALKAAKLTSADGWLSPLHPPCLLILDGLDELPRAPDVERQFSAFLDRVQKFQSQFAGASGRHRHKIVLTCRSQILASLAHSLPVSFRRMAIQPLDQEQLKLWFKNWSKLQPKSIAQAYFNFLKQSGVFRQLPEVKDLTAFVHQPLSLFLLAILYRSGRLDETLFPLRGSQIRFEIYDRLCRWLLGEAPDGMSSGNSVSMLVREGSANSYHTPEAIASLLQGRSSQEVRHQMQVAAITLLESGRNSCSLSTIATRLAGVNSQAAATTFTLPAFYFRRSDVKEVTDTTTRIYTDARISESVLSPTLPLSHSPTPPLPHSPTPPLPHSPTLSFSHPKLGEYFCAEALAEKLKSLTRRVADAYGEAIFAIDSPSSVAQHLYNSLGYGIISAEIEELLIERLRREEARSSRSFSFTVLLDRLNSFYRAYCRGRWLDEGLVHTTRSQLRPLGNSLNVLQIDATVGLNVFQLLCACHREAQIPFSPCGDAEIPEEFNADRFLSLIGRTAVLSPDAFWARSRGSLLLLDLDKACLDRVMLPGANFWKTNFFAAELVGANLAGSNLQEANLSWANLTDADLSGVNLSAAKLEGANLTGANLMGANLQLASLTNACLFEAQLDEATKDFAEKSGALFSLNQYRACQQALVNLEAGTRHSTIPVTRNVRVNEDRDGDSTLLLIERSEGEIHSQDESDMDNNDETMFL, translated from the coding sequence ATGAGCTTAAGCATTCGGCAGTGGCTGATAGATCGCAACATTACAATTACTCAGCTACAGGCACTTGGAGCCCAAACCGCAGGCGTTGCCTTCCGCATCGGTCAGGACATGGAAGTCAAGAGCCTGACACCTTTTGATATCAGTCCGTTCGCAGAACTTCTGGAACTGCCCTTAGATGTTTTCTGGCAATACGTCGAGCCGGTTTGTAATCTGAGTGTTGAACTGCTGCGAATTCTAAGCCGTAAGAAGCCCCTCAAGCGCAATGAGGGTACCTGGTTGGCTTTTCAAATTGCCTATCAGAGGAGTTTGCAAAAAATTTTAGAACAGGAATTCGCACTGAAAAGACCGTGGTTAGAGCGGGCTAACGTACTAACCCAGGGGACTGCGGACGAGAGTAGGCCGGTAATTCTACCCGATTCTCAGCTGCAAGCACTGCTGAAAACCTTACGACCGGGCAGACTTACGGATACGCAAGCAGAACAGGCGCTTTCCTCAATAGGCGAATCTTTGCTCGTGGGGCAGATGAATAATCTGGCTCTAGCTTGGTTTGTCACCAACGGTGTTGAAGAAATCCTGGCCAAACAGCTCGTACAGCGTTTGGTTCATGCACTCCCAGGTCATCTGCTCACAGTAATTGCCGAGAATGCGCTGCCTCTGGCTCAACTGCAAAAATTCGTCCGCTTGGGTCACTTAACCAACAACAACTTGGCAAATCAAATTCTGACGGACGATGACACTATCACGCTAGACCCCGAAAATGAACTTTCCGCACTGTCCGTCGGTGCTACGATACCCAATCTAATTGACTTAAACCGGGAAAACTACCGGGCGAACCTCCTGCAAGCTCTCAGCGAACCAGTACTAGGAGAATTCTTTGCCCTGAAAGATTTATATGTCCCCCTCAAGGGAGTGCCAGTTGAAGAAAGCGAGAACAAAAGAGACATACAGTGGAGAAGCCCGACTTTTCCATCCGCTCAGTCTACCCCCTCACCCTCAACGGCATCAGTTGATTTAATGGAATGGGCAATAGGCCAACTGTCCGATCTCGAAAGTGTCGTTATTATTGAGGGCGAACCGGGTACTGGCAAAACCAGTTTCTGCCAGATCTGGGCGGCAAAGATAGCCCAAGAGGTTTACCCGTCCTGGATGCCGGTATTTATTCGCTTGCGAGATGTGACTTTGGGCAAAACCCTGGAACAGACGCTGGATACTGCCTTAAAAGCGGCTAAATTAACAAGCGCGGATGGCTGGCTTTCGCCTTTACACCCTCCCTGCTTGTTAATTTTGGACGGACTGGATGAATTGCCCCGCGCTCCTGATGTTGAGCGTCAATTTTCTGCATTCCTAGATCGGGTGCAGAAGTTTCAGAGCCAATTCGCTGGGGCATCTGGCCGTCACCGCCACAAGATTGTCCTCACTTGTCGATCGCAGATACTCGCCAGCTTAGCCCACAGTCTGCCGGTTTCATTCCGGCGCATGGCTATTCAACCTCTGGATCAGGAGCAACTCAAACTGTGGTTCAAGAATTGGTCTAAACTCCAACCCAAATCGATCGCTCAAGCTTACTTTAACTTTTTGAAGCAGAGCGGGGTTTTTCGGCAGTTGCCAGAGGTGAAGGATTTGACGGCTTTTGTCCATCAGCCCCTAAGCCTGTTTCTATTAGCCATTTTGTATCGAAGCGGCAGACTTGATGAAACCCTCTTTCCCTTGCGCGGTTCCCAAATAAGATTTGAAATTTACGATCGACTTTGCCGCTGGCTGCTGGGGGAAGCACCGGATGGAATGTCGTCTGGCAATAGCGTATCGATGTTGGTTCGCGAAGGTTCGGCTAATAGCTACCATACTCCAGAAGCGATCGCCAGTCTGCTCCAAGGTCGATCTTCCCAAGAAGTCCGTCACCAAATGCAAGTAGCTGCTATTACTTTACTGGAAAGCGGTCGCAACTCCTGCTCCCTCAGCACTATTGCTACCCGTTTAGCGGGAGTTAATTCTCAGGCTGCTGCAACTACTTTTACCTTACCTGCATTTTACTTTCGCCGATCGGATGTAAAAGAAGTCACGGATACTACGACACGGATATACACGGATGCACGGATCTCAGAATCTGTGTTGTCCCCCACTCTCCCACTCTCCCATTCCCCCACTCCCCCACTCCCCCACTCCCCCACTCCCCCACTCCCCCACTCCCCCACTCTTTCTTTCTCCCACCCTAAGTTGGGAGAATATTTCTGTGCCGAGGCTCTAGCCGAAAAGCTGAAATCTTTGACTCGACGAGTCGCCGATGCCTACGGGGAAGCGATTTTTGCGATCGACTCGCCGTCTAGTGTCGCCCAGCACCTCTATAATTCCTTGGGTTACGGTATCATCTCGGCTGAGATTGAAGAGCTGCTCATCGAACGTCTGCGCCGAGAAGAAGCTCGCTCGAGCAGGTCGTTTTCTTTTACAGTTTTGTTGGATCGCCTCAATAGTTTCTATCGCGCTTACTGTCGAGGTCGATGGTTGGATGAGGGGTTGGTTCACACTACTCGCTCCCAGTTGCGTCCGCTAGGCAATTCCCTTAATGTTCTGCAAATCGATGCAACGGTGGGACTCAATGTGTTTCAGTTGCTTTGTGCGTGTCACCGAGAGGCGCAGATTCCCTTTTCACCTTGTGGAGATGCAGAAATTCCAGAGGAGTTCAATGCCGATCGATTCCTTAGCTTAATCGGTCGCACTGCGGTTTTATCGCCAGATGCTTTCTGGGCGCGATCGAGAGGAAGTCTGCTTTTATTAGATTTAGATAAAGCCTGTTTGGATCGCGTGATGCTTCCTGGAGCTAATTTCTGGAAAACAAATTTCTTTGCCGCTGAGTTAGTCGGAGCCAATTTAGCAGGGTCAAACCTTCAAGAAGCTAACTTGTCTTGGGCAAATCTTACCGATGCCGATCTATCGGGTGTCAATCTCTCAGCCGCCAAGCTAGAAGGGGCTAATCTAACAGGTGCCAATCTGATGGGGGCAAACCTTCAGTTGGCTAGTCTCACCAATGCTTGTCTGTTTGAAGCTCAGCTTGATGAAGCTACCAAAGATTTTGCGGAAAAAAGCGGTGCCCTATTCTCCTTGAATCAGTATCGAGCTTGCCAGCAAGCTCTTGTTAACTTGGAAGCCGGAACCAGGCATAGTACCATACCAGTTACTAGAAATGTCAGGGTGAATGAAGATCGGGATGGTGATTCGACTCTGCTGCTGATTGAGCGTAGCGAGGGAGAAATACACTCTCAAGACGAAAGTGATATGGATAATAATGATGAGACTATGTTTCTTTAG
- a CDS encoding DUF3685 domain-containing protein produces the protein MSDLVKPDLGGRPESPLNLLLIDDDPIFGAGLRVVASQFIDLQSIALARSSQDALQILQSGEPPVTLVILDLGLGRLPNDLFHTSEFHQDRISGLELCQQLKTQYPHLPILLLSSFLEPVLLAAARQLGVEGYCPKGCAVSELVDAIRQVAAGQSYWPSELIEAPLAGTPSPQSRTQAGVLPTLLNNIRLSGVRQIEAALAEVTDSLQNARLSALDRAILAGRRRELKAARGLLNKLLGQPTIVLVMPRNSEARNEGVLERGTSLSALDLDLSGDTWRSQLFDNTFAKIQYGVQNLTNVPLEIDIFRSEKKRELLNLVLRKLEDVLNDLRFSQVQPSQLQELRSAILQDLWQTTATDFFGKYYTLRVGERDLEVVNIILQDAQVVQIEILKKIPLVIDLFSYLLFETPLTVDNASYSVGTPESLARAELLLQNLVIQVANAVVQPLLNQFADVETIKQNFYDRKLISTREIERFRNNLSWRYRLEKYVVTPRAIFESRYNLFFIDGIGIIKTSIYAPRVGELKQLSGIQLAVTLALETRDAIAPRLQAVVAFIGSAVVYLLTQVVGRGIGLIGRGILEGIGNSLQESRFGKNGDRK, from the coding sequence ATGAGCGATCTGGTAAAACCAGACCTGGGTGGACGCCCGGAAAGCCCACTCAATTTACTGCTAATTGACGATGACCCTATTTTCGGAGCGGGTCTGCGCGTTGTTGCGAGTCAGTTTATCGACTTGCAATCGATCGCTCTTGCGCGATCGTCTCAAGATGCCTTACAGATTCTCCAAAGCGGTGAGCCCCCCGTCACTCTAGTCATTTTAGACTTAGGCTTGGGTCGTTTGCCAAACGATCTGTTCCACACATCTGAATTTCATCAAGATCGAATCTCAGGGTTAGAACTCTGCCAGCAATTGAAAACCCAGTACCCCCATCTGCCGATATTGCTGCTGAGTTCCTTTTTAGAGCCGGTGCTGCTGGCGGCAGCACGGCAACTGGGTGTTGAGGGCTATTGCCCCAAAGGATGTGCTGTTTCCGAATTAGTCGATGCTATTCGTCAGGTGGCAGCCGGTCAATCTTATTGGCCTTCGGAGTTGATAGAGGCACCTCTGGCGGGTACACCCAGTCCGCAGTCTCGAACTCAAGCAGGTGTGTTGCCAACTCTGTTGAATAATATCCGCTTGTCTGGAGTGCGGCAAATAGAAGCTGCCCTGGCTGAGGTGACGGACTCACTGCAAAACGCTAGACTGTCTGCGCTAGACAGGGCTATCTTGGCTGGACGGCGGCGAGAACTCAAAGCAGCTCGTGGCTTGCTGAACAAGCTGTTAGGGCAACCCACGATCGTATTGGTGATGCCGAGGAACAGCGAAGCAAGGAACGAGGGAGTTCTTGAGCGGGGGACTTCGCTTTCAGCTCTGGATCTCGATCTCTCAGGCGATACTTGGCGATCGCAGTTGTTCGACAACACTTTCGCCAAAATCCAGTATGGCGTGCAAAACCTGACTAACGTCCCTTTGGAAATCGATATTTTCAGGTCAGAAAAAAAGCGGGAATTGCTTAATCTGGTTTTGCGAAAGTTAGAGGATGTCCTGAATGACCTGCGCTTTTCCCAGGTTCAGCCGAGTCAACTGCAAGAATTGCGCTCTGCTATTTTACAGGATTTGTGGCAGACTACCGCTACAGACTTTTTTGGTAAATACTACACCCTACGAGTGGGAGAGCGCGATTTGGAAGTTGTCAATATTATATTGCAAGACGCCCAAGTTGTCCAGATAGAAATACTGAAAAAGATTCCTTTGGTTATTGATTTATTTTCTTATCTGTTATTTGAAACGCCATTGACAGTTGATAATGCTTCCTACTCAGTTGGAACGCCTGAATCCCTGGCACGGGCAGAATTATTACTGCAAAATCTAGTTATTCAAGTTGCTAATGCTGTAGTTCAACCGCTGTTGAATCAGTTTGCAGATGTGGAGACGATTAAGCAAAATTTTTACGATCGAAAACTTATCTCTACTAGAGAAATAGAACGCTTTAGAAACAACTTATCTTGGAGATATCGGTTAGAAAAATATGTAGTAACTCCAAGAGCCATTTTTGAAAGTAGATATAATTTATTTTTTATAGACGGGATTGGTATTATAAAAACTTCTATTTATGCTCCCCGTGTTGGAGAATTAAAGCAACTTTCTGGTATACAATTGGCGGTGACGTTGGCGTTGGAAACAAGAGATGCGATCGCGCCTCGTCTCCAGGCAGTAGTTGCCTTCATCGGTAGCGCTGTTGTTTACTTGCTGACACAGGTTGTAGGCAGAGGTATCGGCTTAATTGGGCGGGGAATTCTGGAGGGAATCGGGAATTCTTTGCAGGAAAGTCGGTTTGGCAAAAATGGCGATCGTAAGTAG